From one Streptomyces sp. N50 genomic stretch:
- a CDS encoding LacI family DNA-binding transcriptional regulator — protein sequence MTRRLAEVAKKVGVSEATVSRVLNGKPGVSEPTRQAVLSALDVLGYERPTQLRGERARLVGLVLPELQNPIFPAFAEVIGGALAQLGLTPVLCTQTKGGVSEADYVTLLLQQQVSGVVFAGGLYAQADAPHDHYRLLAERNIPVVLVNAAIDHLGFPAVSCDDAVAVEQAWRHLASLGHERIGLVLGPADHMPSARKLAAARALATDLPDEFVARAIFSIEGGHAAASRLIDRGVTGIICASDPLALGAIRAARRKGLDVPSQISVVGYDDSAFMNCTEPPLTTVRQPIEAMGRAAVELLNSQVGGTAVPAEELLFEPELVVRGSTAQAPRG from the coding sequence ATGACGCGACGACTTGCTGAGGTGGCGAAGAAGGTCGGGGTCAGCGAGGCCACGGTCAGCCGGGTGCTCAACGGCAAACCCGGAGTCTCCGAGCCCACCCGGCAGGCGGTGCTCTCCGCCCTGGACGTTCTGGGCTACGAGCGGCCCACGCAGTTGCGCGGGGAGCGCGCGCGGCTCGTGGGACTGGTGCTGCCCGAGCTGCAGAACCCCATCTTCCCCGCCTTCGCCGAGGTGATCGGCGGCGCGCTCGCCCAACTCGGTCTGACCCCGGTGCTGTGCACCCAGACCAAGGGCGGCGTCTCCGAGGCGGACTACGTGACCCTGTTGCTCCAACAGCAGGTCTCCGGCGTCGTGTTCGCCGGCGGGCTCTACGCGCAGGCCGACGCGCCGCACGACCACTACCGGCTGCTAGCCGAGCGCAACATCCCCGTCGTCCTGGTCAACGCGGCCATCGACCACCTCGGTTTCCCGGCTGTCTCCTGCGACGACGCGGTCGCCGTCGAGCAGGCCTGGCGGCACCTCGCCTCCCTCGGCCACGAGCGCATCGGGCTCGTCCTCGGCCCCGCCGACCACATGCCGTCCGCAAGGAAGTTGGCCGCCGCGCGCGCCCTCGCGACCGATCTGCCCGACGAGTTCGTCGCCCGCGCCATCTTCTCCATCGAGGGCGGCCACGCCGCGGCCTCCCGGCTCATCGACCGGGGCGTCACCGGCATCATCTGCGCCAGCGACCCCCTCGCCCTGGGCGCGATAAGGGCCGCCCGCCGCAAGGGACTTGACGTCCCGTCACAGATTTCCGTCGTGGGTTACGACGACTCCGCCTTCATGAACTGCACCGAACCCCCGCTGACCACCGTCCGCCAGCCCATCGAGGCCATGGGCCGGGCCGCCGTGGAGCTGCTCAACTCGCAGGTCGGCGGCACCGCCGTGCCGGCCGAGGAGCTCCTCTTCGAACCGGAACTGGTGGTGCGTGGTTCCACCGCGCAAGCCCCGCGCGGCTGA
- a CDS encoding FAD-dependent oxidoreductase, producing the protein MTEHRPHLAVIGAGPAGLAATVAAAAHGVRVTLIDSAAQAGGQFYRQPATELNAGRPQALHHQWRTWERLRDALAGHVDAGRVTHLTDHHVWLVERRLKEQAGGAARDAFTVRALLGPAQESPVEVRADAVLLATGGYEKVLPFPGWTVPGVLTAGGAQAMLKGTLAVSGRTAVVAGSGPLLLPVATGLATAGVEVAALVESADPKAFVRRARALAAQPGKVAEGAQYAAQLLRHRIKLLTRHAVVEAHGAERLEAVTVAALDTDGRVRPGTERRIACDTLAVGHGMLPHTDLAETLGCGLDGVDVQVDDEQRTDVPGVWAAGETTGIGGAALSLAEGHVAGRSAAARLNGTEPDPSSWASAAKSRTRLREFFAALDTVYAPPARWTDLVSDDTVVCRCEEVTGGAIREAVEGLGAGDVRTVKLLTRAGMGWCQGRMCGPAVAGLAGCELTPSRRPFARPVPLGVLAGAGESEPAAEPD; encoded by the coding sequence ATGACTGAGCACCGACCGCACCTCGCCGTGATCGGCGCGGGCCCGGCAGGACTCGCCGCCACCGTCGCCGCCGCGGCCCACGGCGTCCGCGTCACCCTGATCGACTCGGCGGCGCAGGCGGGCGGCCAGTTCTACCGACAGCCCGCCACCGAACTGAACGCCGGGCGCCCGCAGGCCCTGCACCACCAGTGGCGGACGTGGGAGCGGTTGAGGGACGCCCTCGCGGGACACGTGGATGCTGGCCGCGTAACGCACTTGACGGACCATCATGTGTGGCTCGTGGAGCGGCGGTTGAAGGAACAGGCCGGCGGTGCTGCCCGAGACGCCTTCACCGTGCGCGCCCTCCTCGGCCCCGCCCAGGAGTCCCCGGTCGAGGTACGCGCCGACGCCGTCCTGCTCGCCACCGGTGGCTATGAGAAGGTCCTCCCGTTCCCCGGTTGGACCGTTCCCGGGGTCCTCACCGCGGGCGGTGCCCAGGCCATGCTGAAGGGCACCCTCGCCGTCTCCGGACGCACCGCCGTGGTCGCCGGTAGCGGCCCGCTCCTCCTTCCCGTGGCAACCGGCCTCGCGACAGCCGGAGTCGAGGTGGCCGCGCTCGTCGAGTCCGCCGACCCCAAGGCGTTCGTGCGACGGGCCCGAGCACTCGCGGCGCAGCCCGGCAAGGTCGCCGAGGGCGCCCAGTACGCGGCCCAACTCCTGCGCCACCGAATCAAGTTGCTTACCCGGCACGCCGTCGTGGAGGCCCACGGCGCCGAGCGGCTGGAGGCGGTGACCGTCGCCGCACTCGACACCGACGGGCGTGTCCGGCCCGGCACCGAACGCCGGATCGCCTGCGACACCCTCGCCGTCGGCCACGGCATGCTTCCGCACACCGACCTCGCGGAGACGCTGGGTTGCGGGCTCGACGGAGTCGACGTCCAGGTCGACGACGAGCAGCGCACCGACGTCCCTGGCGTCTGGGCGGCCGGTGAGACCACCGGCATCGGCGGCGCGGCGCTCTCCCTCGCCGAGGGCCACGTCGCGGGGCGTTCCGCCGCCGCGCGCCTGAACGGCACCGAACCCGACCCGAGTTCGTGGGCGTCGGCCGCCAAGTCCCGTACGAGACTGCGGGAGTTCTTCGCCGCCCTCGACACCGTGTACGCACCGCCCGCCCGTTGGACCGATCTCGTCTCCGACGACACCGTGGTCTGCCGCTGCGAGGAGGTCACCGGGGGAGCGATCCGCGAGGCCGTTGAGGGGCTCGGTGCCGGTGACGTACGGACCGTGAAGCTGCTGACGCGGGCCGGGATGGGCTGGTGCCAGGGGCGGATGTGCGGGCCCGCCGTCGCGGGGCTGGCCGGGTGCGAACTCACCCCGTCCCGACGGCCGTTCGCGCGGCCCGTACCGCTCGGAGTGCTGGCCGGTGCCGGAGAGTCCGAGCCCGCAGCTGAGCCGGACTGA
- a CDS encoding ABC transporter substrate-binding protein produces MRSTGFRRTFAAIGVCSLALTASACGSGDDSASGKTRITVNCEPPKSAKVDRKFFDSDVAAFEKKNPTVDVVTHDAFPCQDPKTFDAKLAGGQMEDVFYTYFTDAKHVVDINQAADLTPYIKELKSYDTLQKQLRDIYTVDGKIYGIPRTGYSMGLIYNRKLFQQAGLDPDKAPTTWAEVRADAKKIAALGNGTVGYADYSAQNQGGWHFTAEMYSQGGDVVSADGKKATIDTPQGHAVLQNLHDMRWTDNSMGSKQLLVINDVQQLMGSGKLGMYLSAPDNIPILVKEKGGNYDDLALGPMPGGQGTLIGGDGYMFNKHDTPAQIRAGLKWLDSMFLTPGSGFLGDYARAKKANAPVGLPEPRLFSGAADAKDQQVKKANSNVPVANYQAFLDGNQSLQMKIEPPDAQQIYSVLDGAVSAVLTKKDANIDQLLKDASGKIDGILARG; encoded by the coding sequence ATGAGAAGCACCGGGTTCCGCCGCACCTTCGCCGCGATCGGCGTCTGTTCTCTCGCGCTCACTGCCTCCGCCTGCGGGTCCGGCGACGACTCGGCGAGTGGCAAGACACGCATCACGGTCAACTGCGAGCCGCCCAAGAGCGCCAAGGTCGACCGCAAGTTCTTCGACTCCGATGTCGCGGCCTTCGAGAAGAAGAACCCGACCGTCGACGTCGTCACCCACGACGCGTTTCCCTGCCAGGACCCGAAAACCTTCGACGCCAAACTCGCCGGCGGCCAGATGGAGGACGTGTTCTACACGTACTTCACCGACGCCAAGCACGTCGTCGACATCAATCAGGCCGCCGATCTCACGCCGTACATCAAGGAGTTGAAGAGTTACGACACGCTGCAGAAGCAGCTGCGTGACATCTACACCGTCGACGGCAAGATCTACGGCATCCCGCGCACCGGCTACTCGATGGGCCTGATCTACAACCGCAAGCTCTTCCAGCAGGCCGGACTCGACCCCGACAAGGCGCCGACGACCTGGGCCGAGGTCCGGGCCGATGCCAAGAAGATAGCCGCGCTCGGCAACGGCACCGTCGGCTACGCCGACTACAGCGCCCAGAACCAAGGGGGTTGGCACTTCACCGCCGAGATGTACTCGCAGGGCGGCGACGTCGTCAGCGCCGACGGCAAGAAGGCGACCATCGACACGCCCCAGGGCCACGCAGTGCTGCAGAACCTGCACGACATGCGCTGGACCGACAACTCGATGGGCAGCAAGCAGCTCCTGGTCATCAACGACGTGCAGCAGCTGATGGGTTCGGGCAAGCTCGGCATGTACCTCTCCGCGCCGGACAACATCCCGATCCTGGTCAAGGAGAAGGGCGGCAACTACGACGACCTCGCCCTCGGCCCGATGCCCGGCGGCCAGGGCACGCTCATCGGCGGCGACGGCTACATGTTCAACAAGCACGACACGCCCGCCCAGATCCGCGCCGGCCTCAAGTGGCTCGACAGCATGTTCCTCACCCCGGGCAGCGGCTTCCTCGGCGACTACGCCCGCGCCAAGAAGGCCAACGCGCCCGTCGGACTGCCCGAGCCGCGCCTGTTCAGCGGCGCCGCCGACGCCAAGGACCAGCAGGTCAAGAAGGCCAACTCCAATGTCCCGGTGGCGAATTACCAGGCCTTCCTCGACGGCAACCAGTCCCTCCAGATGAAGATCGAGCCGCCGGACGCCCAGCAGATCTACTCCGTCCTCGACGGAGCCGTCTCCGCCGTCCTCACCAAGAAGGACGCGAACATCGACCAACTCCTCAAGGACGCCTCCGGAAAGATCGACGGCATCCTGGCCCGGGGCTGA
- a CDS encoding FAD-binding oxidoreductase, producing MSKRLTCDVVVVGAGMVGAACALYAARAGLDVVIVDRGPVSGGTTGAGEGNLLVSDKEPGPELDLALLSGRLWAQLAEELGEFVEYEAKGGLVVASTPDGLTALERFADEQRTAGVVAGPVHGDALYDLEPHLAPGLPGGVYYPQDCQVMPALAAAHLVRASGARLLTGRTVTDVLLKADGTVHGVRTDRGDILAPTVVNAAGTWGGEVAALAGVTLPVLPRRGFVLVTEPLPRLIRHKVYAADYVADVASDSAALQTSPVVEGTAAGPVLIGASRERVGFDREFSLPVVRALAAGATKLFPFLSDVHAMRSYLGFRPYMPDHLPAIGPDPRVPGLVHACGHEGAGIGLATGTGHLIAQLLRDKTPDLDMTPFRPDRFPEFPEEASA from the coding sequence GTGAGCAAGCGACTGACCTGCGATGTCGTGGTCGTCGGAGCCGGAATGGTGGGCGCGGCCTGTGCCCTCTACGCGGCCCGGGCGGGCCTCGACGTCGTCATCGTGGACCGCGGCCCGGTCTCCGGCGGCACGACCGGCGCCGGCGAGGGCAACCTGCTCGTCTCCGACAAGGAGCCGGGCCCGGAACTCGACCTCGCCCTCCTCTCCGGCCGCCTGTGGGCACAACTCGCCGAGGAGCTGGGGGAGTTCGTCGAGTACGAGGCGAAGGGCGGCCTCGTCGTGGCCTCCACGCCCGACGGGCTCACCGCACTGGAGCGCTTCGCCGACGAGCAGCGCACCGCCGGAGTCGTCGCTGGACCGGTCCACGGCGACGCCCTCTACGACCTCGAACCCCACCTCGCCCCCGGCCTCCCGGGCGGCGTGTACTACCCCCAGGACTGCCAGGTGATGCCCGCCCTGGCCGCCGCCCACCTCGTCCGGGCCTCGGGCGCCCGCCTGCTGACCGGCCGCACGGTGACGGACGTACTCCTCAAGGCAGATGGAACGGTCCACGGCGTCCGCACGGACCGGGGCGACATCCTCGCCCCCACGGTCGTCAACGCGGCCGGCACCTGGGGCGGCGAAGTCGCCGCCCTCGCCGGAGTAACCCTCCCCGTCCTCCCGCGCCGCGGCTTCGTCCTCGTCACCGAACCGCTGCCCCGCCTGATCCGCCACAAGGTGTACGCCGCCGACTACGTGGCCGACGTGGCCAGCGACTCGGCCGCCCTGCAGACCTCGCCGGTCGTGGAGGGCACGGCCGCTGGACCGGTCCTGATCGGCGCGAGCCGTGAACGCGTGGGCTTCGACCGGGAGTTCTCGCTGCCGGTCGTCCGGGCGCTGGCGGCGGGCGCGACGAAGCTGTTCCCGTTCCTGTCCGACGTCCACGCGATGCGCTCCTACCTCGGCTTCCGTCCGTACATGCCGGACCACCTCCCGGCCATCGGCCCCGACCCCCGGGTCCCCGGCCTCGTCCACGCCTGCGGGCACGAGGGCGCGGGCATCGGACTCGCCACCGGTACAGGGCACTTGATCGCCCAACTGCTCCGCGACAAGACCCCGGACCTCGACATGACGCCCTTCCGGCCCGACCGTTTTCCTGAGTTCCCCGAGGAGGCGTCCGCGTGA
- a CDS encoding sugar ABC transporter permease, with translation MTRTATRSPVETTAVRQVEAPPPPGGLGRRRLLDQARAYAFLIGGLICFALFSWYPAIRAVVIAFQKYTPGSSPEWVGTDNFTQVWHDPEFAAAWRNTLVFTALALLIGFAIPFVLALVLNELRHWKAFFRVVVYLPVMIPPVVTALLWKWFYDPGAGLANETLRFLHLPTSNWSNGTDTALISLVIVATWANLGGTVLIYLAALQSIPGELYEAAELDGASLLQRVRHVTIPQTRFVILMLMLLQIIATMQVFTEPFVITGGGPESATVTVLYLIYKYAFLYNDFGGACALSVMLLVLLGVFSALYLRLTRSGEDDL, from the coding sequence ATGACCCGGACGGCCACCCGGAGTCCCGTCGAGACGACGGCAGTTCGACAGGTCGAGGCGCCGCCCCCGCCAGGGGGCTTGGGGCGGCGCCGCCTCCTCGACCAGGCGCGCGCCTACGCCTTCCTCATCGGCGGCCTGATCTGCTTCGCCCTGTTCTCCTGGTACCCGGCGATCCGCGCGGTCGTGATCGCCTTCCAGAAGTACACGCCCGGCTCCTCGCCCGAGTGGGTCGGCACCGACAACTTCACCCAGGTCTGGCACGACCCCGAGTTCGCCGCGGCCTGGCGCAACACCCTCGTCTTCACCGCGCTGGCCCTGCTCATCGGCTTCGCGATCCCCTTCGTACTCGCCCTGGTCCTCAACGAGTTGAGGCACTGGAAGGCCTTCTTCAGGGTCGTCGTCTACCTCCCGGTGATGATCCCGCCGGTGGTCACCGCCCTGCTGTGGAAGTGGTTCTACGACCCGGGAGCGGGCCTCGCCAACGAGACGCTGCGCTTCCTGCACCTGCCCACCTCGAACTGGTCCAACGGCACCGACACCGCCCTCATCTCCCTGGTGATCGTGGCCACTTGGGCCAACCTGGGCGGCACCGTCCTGATCTACCTGGCCGCGCTCCAGTCCATCCCCGGCGAGCTGTACGAGGCCGCCGAACTGGACGGCGCGAGCCTGCTGCAACGCGTCCGGCATGTGACGATCCCTCAGACCCGGTTCGTCATCCTGATGCTGATGCTCCTTCAGATCATCGCCACGATGCAGGTGTTCACCGAACCGTTCGTCATCACCGGCGGCGGACCGGAGAGCGCCACCGTCACCGTCCTCTACCTGATCTACAAGTACGCCTTCCTCTACAACGACTTCGGCGGCGCCTGCGCGCTCAGCGTGATGCTCCTCGTGCTGCTCGGCGTCTTCTCGGCCCTCTATCTGCGGCTGACCCGCTCCGGAGAGGACGACCTGTGA
- a CDS encoding GntR family transcriptional regulator codes for MAVQRASAPPATAPDLPTLGGKKSSYRERVVDALRAAMIAGELRPGEVYSAPTLAARFGVSATPVREAMLDLAKEGLVDTVPNKGFRVTAVSEKQLDEYTHIRALIEIPTVVGLAGTADPVSLEALRPAAREIVHAAVAGDLIAYVEADTRFHLGLLALAGNAHLVEVVGDLRGRSRLYGLTALVKAGRLLASAQEHLELLDALLDRDKAAVRDIMTRHLGHVRGLWAAHD; via the coding sequence ATGGCCGTCCAGCGAGCCAGCGCCCCGCCCGCCACCGCTCCGGACCTGCCCACGCTGGGCGGCAAGAAGAGCAGTTATCGCGAGCGGGTCGTCGACGCCCTGCGGGCCGCGATGATCGCGGGGGAGCTGCGGCCCGGCGAGGTGTACTCCGCGCCGACACTCGCCGCCCGCTTCGGTGTCTCGGCGACCCCGGTGCGCGAGGCCATGCTGGACCTGGCCAAGGAGGGGCTGGTCGACACCGTCCCGAACAAGGGGTTCCGGGTCACCGCCGTCTCCGAGAAGCAGCTCGACGAGTACACGCACATCCGCGCCCTGATCGAGATCCCCACGGTGGTGGGGCTGGCCGGGACCGCCGACCCCGTCTCGCTGGAGGCGCTGCGCCCCGCCGCCCGGGAGATCGTCCACGCGGCCGTGGCCGGTGACCTCATCGCGTACGTCGAGGCGGACACCCGTTTCCATCTCGGGTTGCTCGCGCTCGCGGGCAACGCCCACCTCGTCGAGGTCGTCGGAGATCTGCGGGGGCGCTCCCGCCTCTACGGGCTGACCGCCCTCGTCAAGGCGGGGCGGCTGCTGGCCTCCGCGCAGGAGCATCTGGAGCTGCTGGACGCGCTGTTGGACCGTGACAAGGCGGCCGTGCGTGACATCATGACCCGGCACCTGGGGCACGTCCGCGGGCTGTGGGCCGCCCACGACTGA
- a CDS encoding (2Fe-2S)-binding protein, which yields MNSPLDLADAHPGPAFTVTLDGRAIEALPGQTVAAALWTAGVTSWRTTRGEGRPRGVFCGIGVCYDCLVTVNSRPNQRACLVPLHPGDAIRTQEGTGHDD from the coding sequence GTGAACTCCCCACTGGACCTCGCCGACGCCCACCCGGGCCCGGCCTTCACGGTCACCCTCGACGGCCGTGCGATCGAGGCCCTCCCCGGCCAGACCGTCGCCGCCGCACTGTGGACGGCGGGCGTGACGTCCTGGCGCACCACCCGGGGCGAAGGCCGCCCACGCGGCGTCTTCTGCGGGATCGGCGTCTGCTACGACTGCCTCGTCACCGTCAACTCCCGCCCGAACCAACGGGCTTGCCTGGTGCCCCTGCACCCGGGCGACGCCATCCGTACGCAGGAGGGGACGGGCCACGATGACTGA
- a CDS encoding aminopeptidase P family protein translates to MVKGRKNGLYRGISDELSALMRTGWADTERTDLEPTEQAPHAARRRAALSALFPGERLVVPSGKLLIRSNDDHHPFRPYSGYVHLTGDQARDGALVLEPRADGGHDAHCYQLPRDSRDTDEFWTGYTAELWMGRRRSLAESAQVLGLPCRDIRTIAEDLAQASGTPTRVVRGVDPALDAALDTDEDRDDEFESAVSGLRLVKDAWEIGEMRRAVDSTVRGFTDVVRELSQAVATSERWIEGTFFRRARVEGNHVGYGSICAAGEHATIMHWTDNDGPVRPGELLLLDAGVETHSLYTADVTRTLPINGTFSPVQRQVYDAVFEAQEAGMAAVKPGAHYRDFHEAAQRSLAERLVEWGFIEGPAERAYELALQRRFTMAGTGHMLGLDVHDCARARNEEYVDGVLEPGMVLTVEPGLYFQPDDLTVPEEWRGIGVRIEDDLLVTADGHENLSAGLPRSADEVEAWMREFAG, encoded by the coding sequence GTGGTCAAGGGCCGAAAGAACGGTCTGTACCGAGGAATCTCCGACGAGTTGTCCGCCCTGATGCGGACCGGTTGGGCCGACACCGAGCGCACGGATCTGGAGCCGACCGAACAGGCACCGCACGCGGCGCGCCGCCGGGCCGCGCTGTCCGCGCTCTTCCCGGGCGAGCGCCTCGTCGTGCCGTCCGGGAAGCTCCTGATCCGCTCGAACGACGACCACCACCCGTTCCGCCCGTACTCCGGCTATGTGCATCTCACCGGCGACCAGGCACGCGACGGCGCCCTCGTCCTGGAGCCCCGCGCCGACGGCGGCCACGACGCGCACTGCTACCAGCTCCCCCGCGACAGCCGGGACACCGACGAGTTCTGGACCGGCTACACCGCCGAGCTGTGGATGGGCCGCCGCCGCTCGCTCGCCGAGTCGGCGCAGGTGCTCGGGCTGCCCTGCCGTGACATCCGCACGATCGCCGAGGACCTGGCGCAGGCCTCCGGGACACCCACCCGCGTCGTCCGGGGCGTCGACCCGGCCCTGGACGCGGCGCTCGACACCGACGAGGACCGCGACGACGAGTTCGAGTCGGCCGTCTCCGGGCTGCGGCTGGTCAAGGACGCGTGGGAGATCGGCGAGATGCGCCGGGCCGTCGACTCCACGGTGCGCGGATTCACCGATGTCGTACGGGAGTTGTCGCAGGCGGTCGCCACCTCGGAGCGCTGGATCGAGGGCACCTTCTTCCGCCGGGCACGCGTCGAGGGCAACCATGTCGGCTACGGCTCGATCTGCGCGGCCGGCGAGCACGCCACGATCATGCACTGGACCGACAACGACGGCCCGGTCCGCCCCGGTGAACTCCTCCTGCTGGACGCCGGAGTTGAGACGCACAGCCTCTACACCGCCGACGTCACCCGCACCCTCCCGATCAACGGCACGTTCTCCCCGGTCCAACGCCAGGTCTACGACGCGGTGTTCGAGGCCCAGGAGGCCGGCATGGCGGCGGTGAAGCCGGGTGCGCACTACCGGGACTTCCACGAGGCGGCCCAACGATCCCTGGCCGAGCGGCTGGTGGAGTGGGGCTTCATCGAGGGGCCGGCCGAGCGGGCGTACGAGCTCGCGCTGCAGCGGCGGTTCACGATGGCCGGCACCGGGCACATGCTCGGGCTCGACGTCCACGACTGTGCCCGGGCGCGCAACGAGGAGTACGTGGACGGGGTTCTCGAACCCGGCATGGTGCTCACCGTCGAGCCGGGCCTGTACTTCCAGCCCGACGATCTGACGGTGCCGGAGGAGTGGCGGGGCATCGGCGTGCGGATCGAGGACGATCTGCTGGTGACGGCGGACGGTCACGAGAACCTGTCGGCGGGGTTGCCTCGCTCGGCCGACGAAGTCGAGGCGTGGATGCGGGAGTTCGCGGGCTGA
- a CDS encoding dihydrodipicolinate synthase family protein, translating to MTTTPNRPWRGVLVATALPLTSELAVDYDKFAEHCAWLVEKGCDGVVPNGSLGEYQVLTPEERSKVVETAVAAIGGARVMPGVAAYGSAESRRWAEQARDAGCASVMLLPPNAYRADERSVLAHYAEVAKAGVPIVAYNNPIDTKVDLVPELLAKLHGEGYIHAVKEFSGDVRRAYQLAELAPELDLLIGADDVLLELALAGAKGWVAGYPNALPAASVELYHAAVDGDLATAKKLYEQLHPLLRWDSKVEFVQAIKLSMDIVGRRGGPVRPPRVPLLPEQEATVRAATEKAVAAGLA from the coding sequence ATGACCACCACCCCGAACCGCCCCTGGCGCGGCGTCCTCGTCGCCACCGCGCTCCCGCTGACCTCCGAACTCGCCGTCGACTACGACAAGTTCGCCGAGCACTGCGCCTGGCTGGTCGAGAAGGGCTGCGACGGCGTCGTGCCGAACGGCTCGCTCGGCGAGTACCAGGTGCTCACGCCCGAGGAACGGTCCAAAGTCGTCGAGACGGCCGTCGCCGCGATCGGCGGCGCGCGCGTGATGCCCGGTGTCGCCGCCTACGGCTCCGCCGAGTCCCGCCGCTGGGCCGAGCAGGCGCGCGACGCCGGCTGCGCCTCCGTGATGCTGCTGCCGCCCAACGCCTATCGCGCCGACGAGCGTTCGGTGCTCGCGCACTACGCGGAGGTCGCGAAGGCGGGCGTGCCGATCGTGGCGTACAACAACCCCATCGACACCAAGGTCGACCTGGTGCCGGAGCTGCTCGCGAAGCTGCACGGCGAGGGGTACATCCACGCCGTCAAGGAGTTCTCCGGCGATGTCCGCCGCGCCTACCAGCTCGCCGAACTCGCCCCGGAACTCGACCTGTTGATCGGCGCCGACGACGTCCTGCTGGAGCTCGCGCTCGCGGGTGCGAAGGGCTGGGTGGCGGGTTACCCGAACGCGCTGCCCGCCGCGTCCGTCGAGCTGTACCACGCGGCGGTCGACGGCGACCTGGCCACGGCGAAGAAGCTGTACGAGCAGCTGCACCCGCTGCTGCGCTGGGACTCGAAGGTCGAGTTCGTGCAGGCCATCAAGCTGTCCATGGACATCGTCGGCCGGCGCGGCGGCCCGGTCCGTCCGCCGCGCGTCCCGCTGCTGCCCGAGCAGGAGGCGACCGTGCGGGCGGCCACCGAGAAGGCGGTCGCGGCGGGGCTCGCGTAG
- a CDS encoding proline racemase family protein gives MRSKLVLHAVDSHTEGMPTRVITGGIGTIPGATMNERRLYFREHRDQIRQFLMNEPRGHSAMSGAILQPPTRPDCDWGVVYIEVSGYLPMCGHGTIGVATVLVETGMVEVVEPVTTIRLDTPAGLVVAEVAVENGAAKNVTLKNVPSFSVGLDRKITLADGRTVTYDMAYGGNFYAILPLDQFELPLDRSRKDDIIKAGLSLMEAINDRDEPVHPEDDSIRGCHHVHLYAPGATARYSRHAMAIHPGWFDRSPCGTGTSARMAQLHARGELPLHTEFVNESFIGTRFTGRLLDTTEVAGVPAVLPSFTGRAWITGTAQYLLDPADPFPGGFIL, from the coding sequence ATGCGCAGCAAACTCGTCCTGCACGCCGTCGACTCGCACACCGAGGGCATGCCCACCCGCGTGATCACCGGCGGCATCGGCACGATCCCCGGTGCGACCATGAACGAGCGGCGGCTGTACTTCCGCGAACACCGCGACCAGATCCGGCAGTTCCTGATGAACGAGCCGCGCGGCCACTCCGCGATGAGCGGTGCCATCCTCCAGCCGCCCACCCGCCCGGACTGCGACTGGGGCGTCGTCTACATCGAGGTCTCCGGCTATCTGCCGATGTGCGGGCACGGCACGATCGGCGTGGCCACCGTGCTCGTCGAGACGGGCATGGTCGAGGTCGTCGAGCCGGTCACCACGATCCGGCTCGACACCCCGGCCGGACTCGTCGTCGCCGAAGTCGCAGTGGAGAACGGCGCCGCGAAGAACGTCACCCTCAAGAACGTCCCGTCGTTCTCCGTCGGCCTCGACCGCAAGATCACCCTTGCCGACGGGCGGACGGTGACGTACGACATGGCGTACGGCGGCAATTTCTACGCCATTCTGCCGCTGGACCAGTTCGAGCTGCCTTTGGACCGGTCCCGCAAGGACGACATCATCAAGGCGGGCCTGTCCCTCATGGAGGCGATCAACGACCGGGACGAGCCCGTCCACCCCGAGGACGACTCCATTCGCGGCTGCCATCACGTCCACCTGTACGCGCCCGGCGCCACCGCCCGGTACTCCCGGCACGCCATGGCGATCCACCCGGGCTGGTTCGACCGCTCGCCGTGCGGAACGGGCACCAGCGCCCGCATGGCGCAGCTCCACGCGCGCGGTGAACTCCCGCTGCACACCGAGTTCGTGAACGAGTCCTTCATCGGCACCCGGTTCACGGGACGGCTCCTCGACACCACCGAGGTCGCCGGAGTCCCCGCCGTGCTGCCCAGCTTCACCGGCCGGGCCTGGATCACCGGGACCGCCCAGTACCTGCTCGATCCCGCCGATCCGTTCCCGGGCGGATTCATCCTCTAG